CACAAACATGTCCCGGTATGTTAGAGATTCCGCCTCTCTTCCCATTTTTGTATTTGATACCCGCCTGATATTATCCTCAGCCCAAAACTTAAGCGGCTGACCTAAAATTAGTGCTTCTGCCATAACCTTCTTCTCTGTGTTAAAAAAATTGATTGCCAATTTAAAATTAAGGAAGCATTAAGAACAAGAGAAAAGAACCTCTTATCCTAAGTAAATGTATTTTTTTGAATTCAATTCGAAATATAACCAATTCGTTTTAAGCACGTTGGCGAAGAACTTCATAGAGAAGAAGGGTCGTTGCAGTAGCAACATTTAAGGAGTCAGCAGCGCCATGCATGGGGATACTAACTTGGATATCTGCTTGCTCCAGCCACTTTTTGGAAAGGCCCAGTTGTTCGGTCCCTACAGCCACGGCAATAGGGCCGGTCAAATCGGTTTTTGTAAAAGTCTCTGGAGCGTCGGGCGTTGCTGCTACAGTTTTAATCTTGTGATCTTTTAGCCATTCGATCGTTTCCTTGCTACTGACTTCAACAACGGGTATGGTAAATAGGGTCCCCACGCTTGCGCGCACAACATTGGGGTTGAAAATGTCGGTACAGCGGTCACACACGAGAAGGGCATCAACACCTGCTGCATCACATGAGCGGAGAATCGTTCCCAAATTTCCTGGTTTTTCAATAGATTCTGCAATCAAAAAAAATGGAGGGTGATCTTTTGAAACCTTATAATCGAGATCCTGCAGAGACAGGTGTGTTTGCGTTGCAATGGCTAAAAGACCATCGGGACGATCACGATAGGACATCTTTTCAAAGACCACTTTGCTCACTTCCATGACTCCGACTCCCTGCCCTCGAATTTTTTCGATCAGAGCAGACTCGTTAGTCCCCAAAAAATGCTCGGGAGAGAAAAATAGCCCAATGAGCGGTACTCCACCTTGAACGCCACGTAAAAGCTCACGATACCCTTCAATCAAAAAGGACTGCGACCGATCTCTTTCTCTTTTGTCGCGCAGCTTAACGGCTTGCTTAACCCGCGGATTCTGCAAGCTGGTAATGATCATCTTATTGTACATTGCTCCCTCCCCTCGCATAGCAACCAGTTGGTAGTGTATATGAGGAGTTAGAAGGGATGAGCATTTCACCGGAGTCTAGATAGAGAGAGGGAAAGTAATCTTCAAGGAGATGCTCAAGTACTTTTGGAGTAAGTCCCGGGGTATGACAGGTAAGAAGAATGAAGGAGGGCTTGGGTTTGAGGACTTGGCGACAGAGGGAAAGGAGCTCGGGAAGATCGTTTTCGATTTTGAAGACTTGCCCCTGCGCCCCCCGCCCAAAACTGGGGGGATCGAGGAGAAGCCCATCATAGGTTCGATTCCGCTTCACTTCTCGCTTCAAAAATTTTAAGGCGTCATCAACGATCCAACGAACCGGCGCCTTTTCTAGGTTGTTGAGTTTTGCATTTTCTCGAGCCCAATCGACCATTCCTTTAGAAGCATCGAGATGGCAAACGCTGTGTCCCTGCTTTGCTAAGTGAAGGGTTGCAGCACCAGAGTATGCAAACAAATTCAGCACTTCTGAGGGTTTGGAAAGTTTTTCATCCATCCACTCCCAATGCTGGGCATGCTCGGGAAAAAGCCCAAGGTGGCCAAAGTCTGTCGGGACAATTTTAAAGGTGAGGGTTTTATACTCAAGATTCCACGATTTTGGAATCCCCTTCCAATCTTTTCCCCTCTTAAAGGTCGCATGCGCTCCTTTCCACAGTTTTGGCGCCTTTGGCTTCCAAAGGGCTTGAGGGCAGGGGCGTGCAAGGGAGTACTCCCCAAATTGCTCGAGTTTTTGCTCATTGCCGCTGTCGATTAAAGCATAACTCATGAAAAAGGCTCGGTGTCATAATTTAGAAAGCGGTAAAGCGAAGCGAGGAGATAGGTCACAGCATAGTCAATGACGAGCCCTCTCTTCCCTGCTGAGTGTTTGATAGGAAGGAGACCCGTAAATGTTTTTTCAGGAGTGACAATTGCCATCCAAACGGTTCCTACAGGTTTATCAGGAGTTCCTCCTGAGGGGCCTGCGATGCCTGAGGTGGTCAGGATATAGTCAGCACCTGTGAGACGCTTTACTCCTTTTGCCATTTCAGTCACAACTTCTGGGCTCACCGCTCCATGGGTTTTTAGAGTTTCTGAAGAAACACCAAGGGCAGATTCTTTGAGGTGATTGGAGTAGGAAACAATGCTTCCTAAAAAGTAATCAGATGATCCTGCATGGGCTGTGAGCGTAGACGCGATTTTTCCTCCAGTGCACGATTCCCCTGCTGCGAGCGTCTTTTTATGATCGACCATCCACTTGTGAAGAGCGACTTCGATCCTCTTGTTAGATATAGAATAAACATGCATTCGAAATTTTTCGGCAATTTTGTCGCGAATAGGAGGAAGGATCTTTGCATCTTCAGCATGAAGATAAACGGAAAGAACA
The window above is part of the Candidatus Neptunochlamydia sp. REUL1 genome. Proteins encoded here:
- a CDS encoding TrmH family RNA methyltransferase — protein: MYNKMIITSLQNPRVKQAVKLRDKRERDRSQSFLIEGYRELLRGVQGGVPLIGLFFSPEHFLGTNESALIEKIRGQGVGVMEVSKVVFEKMSYRDRPDGLLAIATQTHLSLQDLDYKVSKDHPPFFLIAESIEKPGNLGTILRSCDAAGVDALLVCDRCTDIFNPNVVRASVGTLFTIPVVEVSSKETIEWLKDHKIKTVAATPDAPETFTKTDLTGPIAVAVGTEQLGLSKKWLEQADIQVSIPMHGAADSLNVATATTLLLYEVLRQRA
- a CDS encoding class I SAM-dependent methyltransferase; this translates as MSYALIDSGNEQKLEQFGEYSLARPCPQALWKPKAPKLWKGAHATFKRGKDWKGIPKSWNLEYKTLTFKIVPTDFGHLGLFPEHAQHWEWMDEKLSKPSEVLNLFAYSGAATLHLAKQGHSVCHLDASKGMVDWARENAKLNNLEKAPVRWIVDDALKFLKREVKRNRTYDGLLLDPPSFGRGAQGQVFKIENDLPELLSLCRQVLKPKPSFILLTCHTPGLTPKVLEHLLEDYFPSLYLDSGEMLIPSNSSYTLPTGCYARGGSNVQ